A window from Mycoplasma phocoeninasale encodes these proteins:
- the rpmG gene encoding 50S ribosomal protein L33 — protein MKKSKKVSLACQECLAKNYYVNKSNEARLEIKKFCKRCNSQTLHKEEK, from the coding sequence ATGAAAAAAAGCAAAAAAGTCAGTTTAGCATGTCAAGAATGTTTAGCTAAAAATTATTATGTTAACAAAAGTAATGAAGCACGTTTGGAAATCAAAAAATTCTGTAAGCGTTGCAATTCTCAAACACTACATAAAGAGGAAAAATAA
- the secE gene encoding preprotein translocase subunit SecE, whose amino-acid sequence MNEDLKEEKLRKKQLRKQKREFMRMQQKASGIKHSTVKNWIKEIKRIIWPKSSKSWRWFGITIVFLVIMAIFCFLITLGFTGLWNALGIKV is encoded by the coding sequence ATGAATGAAGATCTTAAAGAAGAAAAATTGCGAAAAAAACAACTAAGAAAACAAAAACGTGAATTTATGCGCATGCAACAAAAAGCAAGCGGAATAAAACATTCAACAGTTAAAAACTGAATTAAAGAAATTAAGCGAATTATATGACCAAAAAGTTCGAAATCATGACGTTGATTTGGGATTACAATTGTTTTTTTAGTAATTATGGCTATCTTTTGTTTTTTAATAACTTTGGGATTTACCGGATTATGAAATGCTTTAGGAATAAAAGTTTAG
- the thiI gene encoding tRNA uracil 4-sulfurtransferase ThiI translates to MYSKILIRYGELTLKKNNRGDFINQLKQNLLWYIGKEQIKMEFDRAFVEYSDENLEALKNIFGISSYSPTYQCKSELKEIEGIVKKIIEKENFSSFAIAARRHNKNFPLNSAELNMHFGGYVIKNTKEKSVDLKNPDLKINIEIRDDKTYVFTETIAGLGGMPVLSSGKVLHLISGGIDSPVATFLLQKRGLKAVFLNFITPPHTDKKTEDKIDEIIKLSCRFQKDATLFQINYTKVMNYIGLTSNQKYKITLMRRSFYRIANKIANKFHIKAISNGENLAQVASQTLESIYTISEVCDLPIFRPLLSFDKNETIKIAEKIGTLSTSIEKACETCELFAPKNPITKPNREEAALLEKELDMLEQLENEVIDEVQIKRFSL, encoded by the coding sequence ATGTATTCAAAAATATTAATTCGTTATGGTGAATTAACACTGAAAAAAAATAATCGTGGAGATTTTATTAATCAACTAAAACAAAACCTGTTGTGATACATTGGCAAAGAGCAAATAAAAATGGAATTTGATCGTGCTTTTGTTGAATATAGTGACGAAAACCTTGAAGCCCTTAAAAATATCTTCGGAATTTCATCTTATTCACCAACATACCAATGTAAAAGTGAACTTAAAGAGATTGAAGGCATTGTTAAAAAAATTATTGAAAAAGAAAATTTTTCCTCATTTGCCATTGCTGCTCGTCGTCACAATAAAAATTTTCCTCTTAACTCAGCTGAACTTAATATGCATTTTGGTGGTTATGTAATAAAGAACACTAAGGAAAAATCTGTTGATTTGAAAAATCCAGATTTAAAGATTAATATTGAAATTCGCGATGATAAAACCTATGTCTTTACTGAGACTATTGCCGGGCTTGGGGGAATGCCAGTGCTTTCGTCTGGTAAAGTGCTGCACTTAATAAGTGGCGGTATTGATTCACCAGTTGCAACTTTTTTACTTCAAAAGCGTGGACTAAAAGCAGTATTTTTGAATTTTATAACCCCTCCACACACCGACAAAAAAACTGAGGATAAAATTGATGAAATTATTAAATTATCTTGTCGTTTTCAAAAAGATGCTACCCTATTTCAAATTAACTACACCAAGGTTATGAACTACATTGGTTTAACTAGTAATCAAAAATATAAAATTACTTTAATGCGGCGTAGCTTTTATCGAATTGCTAACAAAATTGCTAATAAATTTCACATTAAAGCAATTTCTAATGGTGAAAATCTTGCTCAGGTTGCTTCACAAACGTTAGAATCAATTTATACAATTTCCGAAGTTTGCGATCTGCCAATTTTTAGACCATTACTTTCATTCGATAAAAATGAAACAATAAAAATCGCTGAAAAAATTGGAACACTTAGCACCTCAATTGAGAAAGCTTGTGAAACCTGTGAATTATTTGCTCCTAAAAATCCAATAACCAAACCAAACCGCGAAGAGGCAGCACTACTAGAAAAAGAACTTGATATGCTAGAACAACTAGAAAATGAAGTTATTGATGAAGTGCAAATCAAACGCTTTAGCTTATAA
- the nusG gene encoding transcription termination/antitermination protein NusG codes for MENKDFKWYMISTVSGKEDNVADALRNKIEAQGMNDFFHDIKIFKMPHLSNKELEKKSRGEEYTVRYINIYKGYIFLNMVMTDESWYLVRNTQYVTGLIGSSGKGAKPTPISERNFNKMIDVEINLNDKFARGDIETAFKEGTFVKIKNGIFKGEIGDIVKNNDRTQKAFVNIEQFGRKVPTEFSYEDLEVCG; via the coding sequence ATGGAAAATAAAGATTTTAAGTGATATATGATTTCAACTGTGTCAGGCAAAGAAGATAATGTTGCCGACGCTTTAAGAAATAAAATCGAAGCCCAAGGCATGAATGATTTTTTTCATGATATTAAGATTTTTAAAATGCCTCACCTATCAAATAAGGAATTAGAGAAAAAATCCCGTGGTGAGGAATACACCGTTCGTTATATTAATATATATAAAGGATATATCTTTTTAAATATGGTGATGACTGATGAATCATGATATTTAGTGCGTAATACCCAATATGTAACTGGTTTAATCGGATCTAGCGGTAAGGGAGCAAAACCAACACCAATTAGTGAACGTAATTTTAATAAAATGATTGATGTCGAAATTAATTTAAATGATAAGTTTGCCCGTGGTGATATCGAAACCGCTTTTAAAGAGGGAACATTTGTAAAAATTAAAAACGGAATCTTTAAAGGTGAAATTGGCGACATTGTAAAAAATAATGATCGCACCCAAAAAGCTTTTGTTAATATCGAACAATTTGGGAGAAAAGTGCCAACTGAATTTTCATATGAAGATTTAGAAGTTTGTGGTTAG